CAGCTGGGAAAACGTGTACTTTTTGTTTGCTACCTTTACTTATCGTCTCGTTTGTGTGGCTATTGCAGAACGGACACCAGCTGAGAGAGGACATTCTGACCTACACATCGATGTCAAACACGATGTGAATGGTTTTCAAGAGTCTGCACCACAGAGAGTTTGAATAAAGAGGAAAAATCAGGGCTGAgtcgtgtgtttgattgtgtgcgTGAGACATGCAACATTTAAACAACAATAGAGATCGAACTATAGTTCTCACAACAAGGTAACATACATGctgacaaagtttagcatgccTTGAATAAGAACAACTGACCTGTATTTAGGCATCCTGATGGGGGGTAGTTGTAGGGGGGCTCAGAAATAGGTCACTGACACACTATTAGCTTGCCGAGGGGAGGAAGGTATAACGGTATTCCACAGGCACTCGCTTAGCCCACAGATTACAGTGCAGGGATAACAGAGTTCCACTCATGTCAGATCGACACAGTTGTCACAATAGCACGTTTGTTGATATTACACAGATTATTGAGTTCATGAAGCAAAAAGACTGAACATTAATGTCAAACACACTTTGTAATTCATGCCAAAACCACTTTTATGGTATGACAAATAACAGGACGACAGTACGTAGTAATGCAGTTTATGTTGTTTTCCTCTTCTGTACAGCTGGTATCACAGAGTGGAGTGTAGGTGACACGAGGGTCATATGCTCGGTCATTATTAACCTGAGCTTTGCCTCCTCCGTTTGCAGTCCGTATGTTCTGCTTTTTAAAATGTTTACTGTGGCGTGTGTTTCTTCTCCTCCCTGTTCGCCGTGCAAAGCAAGACCAAAGCCCCAATCCCTCATGAAGTCAATACAGTGACACTCCAAGATGTGAATTTTGGGAATAGTTTTGCTGGGGAAGTTGAGCCGAAAGAATGTCATGTAGCCGTTGATGTTTTTAGCGATGCTTTGCAAGGTGTTGACAGTCCAGTAGGGTTGCTTGTGAGATACATTTCTGTGGATTTGGGAGTACAGTTCATTTAGTGTCTGGAACCTTTCGCTGATGTCATCTGCCTGTGCATGCAAAGTGTGGTCGTCTGTAGACTGCATTCTTCCCATCCGATTGAAGCAGCTTTTACACATTGTTTTGGAGTGCTTCAGATCTTGACCTTCTTTAATTTTCTGTCCATAGCACTGGTTAATTTCTTGAATGTAGTTTCTGCACTTTATTGCTTTGCAAGGGTCGTCGTACCGTTTTCTCGCTCTACAGCCACATATTCTGCAGATACGATGTAGTCTCTCTTCGTGTAAATCTCTTGTATGTAGACGATCTTCCATTGCTATCCGTTATATCGTACGTGTCACGCTCACGCTTGTAACTTTCTCACACTATTAGCACACACGTGAAAAACATATTAACTGTcaagtttttcttctttttctttccttctttgatTCCTTCTTTATTTCAATAAAGGTTGGTCTCCAAAACAAAAGAAGTAATAGCTAGCACAGACCAGAACAAACCGtttgttgattaaaatcaacaacgAAATGAACGAATAAAACTACACTGGCATACCTTGATATTCAACACTACACAAAAATTAAAGTAAATCTTCTCACATGCTGTTTTGAACAGTCTACAATCCATGAACAACTCAGTAAATATAATCCGCGGAACTGAAGTTGAGAGTTGAAGCAAGTGTATCCTTTATTCTAACTGCATGGTGTGAACATCTCCCTGGGGGTATCTTATCTTGGCCGAGCAGTCTACAAATTCCATTTAAGCTGACTCACGCTACTcaagccccctccccccccccctccacctcaaTTAGCTGTGCGAATGTCTGGCATCGGTCACAGGGTACCGTTATACCTTTCACCCCTCGGCTAGCTAGTAACGTGTCAGTGACCTATTTCTGAGCCCCGCTACAACTACCCCCCATCAGGATGCCTAAATACAGGTCAGTTGTTCTTATTCAAggcatgctaaactttgtcagCATGTATGTTTCCTTGTTGTGAGAACTATAGTTCGATCTCTATTGTTGTTTAAATGTTGCATGTCTCAcgcacacaatcaaacacacgacTCAGCCCTGATTTTTCCTCTTTATTCAAACTCTCTGTGGTGCAGACTCATGAAAACTATTCACATCGTGTTTGACATCGATGTGTAGGTCAGAATGTCCTCTCTCAGCTGATGTCCGTTTTGCAATAGCCACACAAACGAGACGATAAGTAAaggtaacaaacaaaaagtacacGTTTTCCCAGCTGTGATATGCCTGTGCCACACAACCGCTGTTATCAATTTCCCACGCTGTGGTAATTTTAGAACTCTGGCTTGGGCTGTCGCTGCGCTTATCAGCGCTCGCTGGCAGCAGGGACAGTTTCGGGAAACTGAGTGTGCGGCCTGAAACAGGCGtgacctgggaagccgagcgctgaatcgagttgcgaaccgatcgatcagaggacggtcccaccttgcccacagacgctgtagaacgttgtgagcgatggtccattctgtggagagaacctgatcgccccgactgagaatgtcggccagggcgttcagtttccccggaacgaactggactgacatccggacctgattggtctggcaccagagcagaatctcctccgccaacagggagagggaccgagaattggtgcccccctggtggcgaaggtaagctaagcatgtggtgttgttgtccccgttgaaaatcagaggggccaaggacaggccgaatgggagggcccgaaactcgaacactgtgccctcccaaacgaaccggagcagatgtcggtaccccggggccaccaggatgtggaagtaagcatcctggaggtcccagacatggcccaatcgtttggccggatggccaaccggaccgacgaaggggtttccatcttgaacttgcacctgtgaaggtacaagttcaaggtggagaggtccaacaccggcctgaaccggccgtcctttttggggacggtgaacaggcgggagcagaaccccggagaaggctgagaaagggggtagaccgccttcttctcgaccaacgagttcacctcgtcctgaagagcctgccatctggcagggtctcgaggaggggggaa
The sequence above is a segment of the Littorina saxatilis isolate snail1 linkage group LG3, US_GU_Lsax_2.0, whole genome shotgun sequence genome. Coding sequences within it:
- the LOC138962402 gene encoding uncharacterized protein yields the protein MAGSSGRGELVGREEGGLPPFSAFSGVLLPPVHRPQKGRPVQAGVGPLHLELVPSQVQVQDGNPFVGPVGHPAKRLGHVWDLQDAYFHILVAPGYRHLLRFVWEGTVFEFRALPFGLSLAPLIFNGDNNTTCLAYLRHQGGTNSRSLSLLAEEILLWCQTNQVRMSVQFVPGKLNALADILSRGDQVLSTEWTIAHNVLQRLWARWDRPLIDRFATRFSARLPRYVSPFRDMNAFHLDAFTLLWRLLDAYAYPPTSLIPRVLAKYLQERPRLILVAPYWPTAPWFPDLRGLTHVDPLPLDLDGGGLLQPRSCLPHPRPESLCLTAWLLCAPNCLH